The following nucleotide sequence is from Vidua chalybeata isolate OUT-0048 chromosome 18, bVidCha1 merged haplotype, whole genome shotgun sequence.
CCCAGGGCTGCGGGTGCCAGCATTGGACACGGAGCAGAgccccccagagctgccctgggtgGAGCAGGCCACCACCAGCCGCCCCACGCTGCAGATCTCCCCTTCCaccctgcccccagccctgccccagcccttccctgacAGCACGGGGGATGCTGGAGAGGCTCCGACCTCAGCTCCCACTGGCGCTGCCGTTATCCCAATAAACGGTGCGGAGAGGGACGCGCACAGCTCTGCGCCGGAGGAGAGCCAGGAAACCACCACGTCCACCATCGTtaccaccaccatcaccaccacgGAGCCCACCCCaggtgagctgagctgagcacGGGCACggggctgtggcactgctggggagcACAGCACACCTGTGTTTAGGCAGCCCCCCAAAATCAGGATACCACCCGGGTTTGGGGGCTGCCTAAAATCTGCTCTTCATGCACTTTATGACTGGAGGGATGAAACACTTGtcctggctgggagagctgggagaaggctccaggaagaGCTTAGAGCTCCTTCCAGTTCCTAAAGAGTCttcaagagagctggagagggaatttagacaagggcctggagtgtcaggaaagggggaatggcttcccactgccagagagcagggttagatgggatattgggaagaaattcttccctgtaaGGGTGGAGAGGCtctggcagaggttgcccagagaagctctggctgcccctgggtccctggaagtgtccaaggccaggttggatggaccttagagcaacctggggtagtggaaggtgtccctgcccatggcaggggttgggctttagtgtcccttccaacccaaaccactctgggattctgtaatTCCGTGGGATCATTGGTGGGGCAGGgactgcagtgctgggttttggggtgtgggaGTGAAGTGCCCTCGGTGTGACCCCACTGTGTGTCCCCTCAGTGCTCTGCAGCATGAGCTTCCACGACCCCGAGGGCTACATCGACTCCACGGATTACCCCCCGCTGCCCCTGCACGGGTACCTGCAGTGCACCTACAACGTCACCGTCTACACCGGCTACGGCGTCGAGCTCCAGGTGAGCCGTGCCttggggtgtccccacagccagaCCCACTGGTCACTGTAGCACATGATGCCAAGCCTTGggcacctctgccctgggcaccttcacttgaaaaaatagccctttccagggaaaaaaatagattttttttttttttctgaggcttTGTAATAAATGAACTCAGTGAGGGAGCTGGAACATCCTGAATGTCAGCGATGATCAAACTCTTTAAATGTCACGCAATTAATTTAACCAAGAGGCGCTGGCAGCAGGTTGTTAAAAAGGCATTTGGTGGGATGGGGCCACCAGCTCCTTGCCCTCTTCACCCCGCATTtgctgggaggggtttgggtgGCTCTGAGGGTGCAGGAAGCCCAGGAGGGCAGCCCAGGTTCCTTCTCTGGCTGGTGCAGGTGCCCAGCAAACGCCCATCCATCAGAGCAGGGGTGCACCATTGCACCATCAGCTGCCCCCAAAATGAGCATCCCTCAGCCTGGTGAGGCTGCAAGCAGGGCAGAGACCTCTGCACATTCCAAGCCCTCTCCAGGTGAAAGCAGCCCAGGGTCTCCATGCTGCCTGCAATCCTTTCTTCCTGACACCATTTGTTTCTCCATGTCACCATTTGCATCCAATTTAAATGCCTTCGCTTTGAATTTGTGTAATTAAAAGTGTGCATTAAAAGGAGCTGGAGTTCCAGCGGGgttgtccctgctgtccccctggtgggcacaggcaggggctGGTCACCAGGCCACCGtggctgccagccctggtgGGGAGGTTGCCCTGGGAGCAACAGTAGTGCAGATTGAGCACTGGAGAGtctgagcagctcagccacTTCTCCATGGCAGTGGAAAAGGAACTGGACACAAAACTGTCTCCTCAGATCCACAGGGTGCTAAAggcaggctgctctgctggaaatTCGCCTCTGTCCATAATCCATCAGGTGACACCACTCCTGACCTCACTCTGTTGTGAGCTGAGGTTTTAATGGAGCATAAAATTGGCCTCTCCACCCCCACAAgctttgcattttgctttgctgatGCTTTGGAGCGTTTCAGACAAATTAAATCACAACAGCAGGTCGGTGCTGGTGGAGCATGGCCTCatctgcagctggcagtgccctgtgctgcagcaccgTGGCCTCGGGGCTCCGAGGTGAATTCCAAAGGGAAGGCACTGGATTACCCGGGATGTGGGGTATGGGGTCCCAAAGAGGGGTTTGGATTtgattcccagctcctgcagcggGGAGGTGCTGCCTCTTACCCTGGGGATCTCATTAAAGGCATCTGCAGGAGCAAAGAGAAGCCCCTGGGACAGGACCTGCAGGGCAGTCACTCtccctgcaggggctgtgcGACAGCCTggtggtgcccaaaactgctcCTGCAGGCACTGTGAGCCATGCaggaggacacagggacacttCAGTTCCTTTGGAGCCAGACCCTCACTCACTGCCGGGAAATCTGCCTTTGGGGAGGAGTGAGCACAAAGCCTGGATGTCAGGCATGGTCCCgggaaaggctgggagctgccctgggctgtgtgagAGCTCAGGGTCCCTGCTCAGCTCactgcccctccctgccctcttcTCAGCATTTCAGGgagagctgtgtccctgcctgtgccacggcagccctgggagctgggagcagccagctctCCGAATGCTTCgtgaaattatatttatttttaaaattcttgaaTCTTCTTGGCAGGAAATCGAATTTCCCTAAAGAGGTTTTTTCCAGTGGGTGAGCGAGGCTGGAAGGCTGACTCGAGgatccctcctgccttcccaaggctctggaggagctgctgtgggtgcaGGCTGTGATTGAAGTCAGAGCCcgtgctcccagcccctggcaggagcTCGCACATATGGTCCCTCTCGCAGGGCTGACGGTCCCTGGCACGGGGCCACGGCAGCGTCTGCACTTGCTGGTTACTCCaggctcctctgggaatgccagTCTGAtgctggcacagggaatggcacTTGTTGTGACACCCCGCTCCCCTGGCTTCACCGAGGAGAGGATGACGGTGGAactgagtgtgtgtgtgtcccatGACACCCAGTACTGCTCCCCAGCTTCCTCccttctgcagagctctgcctgctccagctgctcccccaAATCTCCTTCCCAATTTCTCAGAGTGATTTGGCTCTGTGTCATGTGCGTGGTGCTACCAGCACTGGAGGGAGCCAGCTGGGGAACAGGTTTGGCTTCAAGCGATTACAGAACAAAATCTGTTAGAGACACCTTGGAAAAATCTTTGCAGGGATCCAGACCCAGCTGGAGAAGCAAAGCTCTGTCCCAATGGGAGCTGGGGAAAATTGTTGGTGTCTATGGAGCCCACTTGAATCCCTGGACTCCAAATAATTCACCCAAATAACACTTAATTCATCCCATTTATTAATAATCAGATCTGTGCCATCCCACCAGCCACACTGTGTGCTGGCCGTGCTGGGGGGCACTTTCTGGGACAATatctggaaaagaagaaatgacccagagcaggctgggggTCAGAGCTGCATGTGGCCCATGCTCCAGAGAATGCTTTTTCCTGCCAGGACCCAGCTggaaaaataaggcaaaatCAGCTGCTCTTGGATTGAAACATGGGCTGGGGTGAACCCAGGCATGCTCTGAACCAGCCTAGGGCTGTTAATCCAGCTTTGCAGTGAGGAATGAACTTTTCCAGGGATCTTCCTTCAGGAGCAGGCTCAGGATGctgagggctgggggtggctccgtgcagtgtccttggagtagggcacatcccagccctgtgtgccaGGGGGAGGTGGGCACGGCGGTGACAACAGCCACAAATCCCTGCAGTCACAACATCGTCGGGAGCGCTCCCAATCACGGCTGGGCTGGTGCTAAATATAGAGCCCCAGGCCTCGCACACTCAGGGAAACAAATGGTCTGATGAGCATCTTTCTGCTGAAATATGAGCCCATTTATTAAGCTAAATGGACGTGAAATGTAAATGTGAGGTTACTGCTCAGCTATTTCCAAATAATAATTAAAGCCTTTTGGAACTACTCATTAGATGCACTTGCTGTGTGGCTCCCCAAGCGTTCCCCAGTGGGGTGAGGGATCCTGGGGAGGTTTCCTGGTGCACGGGGTGGGTGGTGAGCACCAAACCCTGAGGAGTGCCCTGGGTTTGTTGCAGCACTGGGCTGGTGCGATGCTCTGTGGGTGAGTGTGATGGGCTGGGATGTGACCACTGGGGTCCCCGCTCTGCCCCCACAGCTCACAGGTCTCTGCTCCTTGCAGGTGAAGAGCGTGAACCTGTCAGACGGGGAGGTGCTGTCCATCCGTGGCGTGGATGGCGATGCCCTGGTGGTCTTGGCCAACCAGACCCTTCTGGTGGAAGGCCAGGTGATCCGCAGCCCCACCAACACCATCTCCGTCTACTTCCGCACCTTCCAGGACGACGTGGTGGGGACCTTCCAGCTCCACTACCAGGGTGGGTGTGACCCTGACGTGggtgggggtgtttggggtcagtcccaCTTGGCTGCAGGGTCCAACCAGTGGGCTGTGTCCCCACAGACCAGCCACACTCCTGTTTCACCGCCTGCCCATGCTCAGAGCACGGGCTGGGGCGGGTCGAGGTGTTGTGCCCGGGGTAGAGGGTTCAGTGTGCCTcgatgtccccagccctggtgctggctgtgcctctCACACCCGCCTTGCCCCGTTTCCTTCCCcgtgcagcagctcctcctgcacacACTCTGCCAGTCTATTTTTTACCTCgcagagctttaaaaaataaatgagttccagtaaattatttttaaaatagaaactggGTCTGGGCAGGAGCGGTAACAGGTGGGGAAGCAGCGGCAGTGGGGGGTTGGTGGTGCTCTGCCGCTGCTCTGTGTGACACGTGGGCACATCCAGCATGTCCCCACGgggtggctgggagcagctgagccctgAGCTCCCCATGTGcgcctgttccagtgtttatGCTGAGCTGCAACTTCCCACGGAGACCTGACTTTGGAGACGTGACAGTGATGGATCTGCACTCGGGTGGCATCGCTCACTTCCACTGTCACCTGGGCTACGAGCTGCAGGGCCCCCGCATGCTGACCTGCATCAATGCGTCCCGGCCGCACTGGAGCAGCCCCGAGCCCATCTGCTCAGGTACCTGCACATCCCAGCCCCGTGGTGGGAAACTGGGTCCCAGCGAGGAAAACATGAGTCCCTTTCTTTGCCCCATGAGATGAATGTGGTCTTGGTGGGGTGTGGAGCaatgcccagccctgcacagagtGTGTCCTGAGGTGCCTCAGGTGGTcaggcagtgacagcagaaTCTGTCCCCTCGTTAGgcagcaaagggaaaggaaattaagattttatgtgtgtgtgtgagtatGAATATGCATTTGTGAGTATAAATACGTACagacagagcaaagcagagccaggcaAGAGGTTTGTGCGCTGGGCACTCTgaggagagctgggcagaggggagcaCAAATGCCACTGTGCCCGTGCCAGCggggctgtgctctgtgttgcAGCTCCCTGTGGAGGGACAGTCCACAATGCCACCATCGGCCGCGTGCTGTCCCCCAGCTACAGCGGGAACCAGTCTGGCAGCATGTACTGCGTGTGGGCCATCGGGGCCCCCCCGGGCCAGAAGCTGCACCTGCACTTTGAGAAGCTCCTGCTGACCGAGAAGGACAGGTGAGGCTCCAGGAGCTGTTTCTTCACAGCCCTGGGACTGCAGAGAGATCCCAGGGGGTTCCAGGGGGCTTATTCTGCacagggtgaggagcagggcCTTTTGCTTGGCActaaatatagaaaaatgtaattatttgggttgggaaagccctctgagatcattgagttcaactgttccccagcactgccaaggccaccactaaaccatgtctccACATTTACACGGCTGTTAAACCCCTCAAGGAATGGGAACTCCACCACTGCCTCTGGCTGCCTGTTTCAATGCTTGTCAGCCCTTTTGGGAAAGAaattttccctgatatccagtctaaaccttccctgacacaagccatttcctctcctcctttccctgttccctgggagcagagtcTGACCCTCCCAGGCTGTCctctcctgtcagggagttgtacagagccagaaggtcccccgagactccttttctccaggctgagcccctttcccagctttctcagccactcctggtgctccagccccttcctcagctccattccctttcctggacacgctccagcccctccataTCTATCTTGGAGAGAAAACCCCGGAATATACCAAAACCTGGATGCTCCCAGcttgtcccagctgctcctcctcaccccCCTTGTGTCCGGGTGGGACTCAGGGGCGCTGTCCCGTGTGCCatgccccgtgtccccgcaggaTGGTGGTGTACAGCGGGGACACCAACCGCTCGGCCGTGCTCTACGACTCCCTGCGCGCCGACAGCGTCCCCTTCGAGGGCGTCATCAGCGACGGCTCCTCCATCAGGATCGACTTCCTCGCCGAGGAGCCCGCGGCCGCCACCGCCTTCAACATCCGCTTCGAAGGTGCTGTGTCCCCGTGCTGGGACCCGACGGCTCAGCCGGGACACCCAGCCCCCGGGGGCAGCTACAGACACGTGGCTGCAGGAAGGGTGCTGGCTTGTCCCCAGCACGGGCAGGCCTGGTGCCCCTCTGTAGCTCCCGTTGTCATTTCAGTGGGTCCTACTGCAGGATTGTTCCCACGGGATCCCTGTGGCCCTGAGCAATCCCAGGGTGGATGGCTTGGCATCCCCAGCTTGGCAAACACtgtgcctggcagtgccctgagCGCATCCCTAGTGCAGAACCACCATGGGAGTGGGGTTTGGTTAGGCCTGCATGGCTCAGAACAGATAAATTGTTGCAGATCTTAATTGCCTGTAAAACACTCCGTGGAAGAGGCCATCCACGCAGGTGGGGATGCAGGGGTCAGGTTCTCATGGGGACAccagcagggcctggggaaGCTCAGTGAGAAGGGAGAAGCTCCGTGTCCCTACAGCTAACAGGGATCTCTTCCAGCCTTTGAGCGGGGCCACTGCTACGAGCCCTACATCCAGAACGGGAACTTCACCACCTCCGACCCCACCTACAACCTGGGCACCACCGTGGAGTTCACCTGTGACCCCGGGCACTCCCTGGAGCAGGGCCCTGCCGTCATCGAGTGCATCAATATGAGGGACCCCTACTGGAACGACACGGAGCCGCTGTGCCGAGGTCAGTCCTGCCCGTGGGCGCTGCTGGGTGTGGGGTGACACCCCTGGCTCCCCGCTGGGCCCTGCCTACCCCTTGTCCCCACAGCCACGTGTGGAGGGGAGCTGACTGCCGTGGCCGGGGTGATCCTGTCCCCCAACTGGCCGGAGCCCTACACAGAGGGGGAGGATTGCATCTGGAGGATCCATGTGGGCGAGGAGAAGCGGCTCTTCCTGGACATCCAGCTGTGAGTAGCCCAGGAGCTCAGTGTCTGtctctgccccagcagtgctcaTTTTGCTGCAGTATCCTGCTCCCCTTGCATCCAccgtggaatcacagaatcccagaagaGTTTGGGTGGGAGGGACCTTAGAGCTGAtctcatgggcagggacaccttccactatcccaggttcttccaagccccttccaacctcgccttggacacttccaatgatggggcagccacagcttctctgggcaacccgtGCTAGGCCCTCActaccctcacagggaagagtcTTGCCATGCCCTGTTCTCCCCCTCAGAGCTTCCATAATCCCCTTTGATGCACTTGGTACCCTGGGCAGGACTGAGTGGTGCTCTCTGAGTTCAAAGCACCATTACAGCAGCAGTGAATTGCTGCTCCAATGGCTTTGGAATTctccacagggagcagtgccacagcagcacatgGCCATGCGCTACTGGGGTGACAACCAGCACGTCAGGAACTGAGTCACATGGGGTTAGGAGAGCCTGGAGGCATCCATGGGATGGAAACAGCTCAGTCTTTGGGCTGAATGTGAAATACAGGCACTAAGGGAGCAGAGCCACTCAGCAAGCCCAGGGGTCAGAGGGGAATGGGATCCAATGCCAGGCTGAGAGTTCTTGGCATggtaatgctgctgctgcagcggGAGCCTCCTTTGATGCTATTTTGGGTTTTCAAGAGGAGGACGTGTTTCAAGTAGAGGCTTAGAGTCATAAAGATTTTAAAGCTCCCCATAAAATCCCAAGTCGGAGCTCCCAGCacacctctcccagctctgtgggtgctggggctgagcagaaCTGGAGGCCAAGTGATTTGAAGTCATCAGGCATAAATGTCACTGAGAAAATCGTGTTTGACAGAAAGCAGAGATTTACTACAAATGTCAGCTTGCCATGGGGATTAGCTGGGCTCCCTCCAAGAACATCCCTAATAAAACGTTTGGGGATCAGCTCAGGCATCTCCTGTGTGGCTGGGAGCATCCTGGCActctcctctcccagggaaggggaggagggtTGTTCCTGCCCCAGTCCCTCCTGTGCCACCCGGCAGCAGGGCCctggtgccagctgtgctgccagccctggggagccttgctGGGGCGTGGACACGGCAGGACAGCGAGCAGGGAAGGGGTGTCACTGCCCATCCTTGGGGTCGATGTGATGGTTCACCCACgctgccagccccgggcacCCAGAGAACCCTCCCGACACCAGAGCTGTGTGTCCCCTGGCGTGTGCCTCCATCCCCTGCCCTTGGCCTTGGAGCGGGGGGGAAAGCAGCGAGTCCCTCCATCCCCTTCGGCTCCAGGGCAGCCGAATTCCCGGGGTGGACGGaggctgctgccatccctgcccgGTGTCCCCGGCCATCCCCGCCATCCGCGGGCCGCCACTGCGCTCTGGTGGCCGCGGGGACAAGCGCGGCTCCGCCGAGACCGGCACTTCCAAGCGCGGGGTGCCGGGAGCCGCCGGCACCGCCCGGCCTCGAACCCCGCGGAGGGAGGTGACCCGGAGGGACGTCACCTGGCTGCCCCTTGAGGGGACACTGCTGTGTCCTGTCTGGGCTCCCGGCACACGCAGCTCTTTAACCAAACTCTCCTCTCAGCCTGAACATCACCAACAGCGACATCCTCACCATCTACGATGGGGACGAGCTCTCCTCCCGCATCCTGGGGCAGTACGTTGGCAGCAGCGGCCCCCAGAAGCTCTACTCCTCCAGCCCCGACCTCACCATCCAGTTCCACTCGGACCCTGCTGGGCTGATCTTTGGCAAGGGGCAAGGATTCATCATGAACTATATAGGTACGGGGAGCAGGGTACTGGTGCGAGGACGTGACACGCAGCCAGCCCAGACTGCCCAGGTGCAGGGTCTGGAAGCAGGGAGTGTCACTGTGGCACCAGCACCCCCTTCTCATCCCACCCTGAACCTCCTGCAgaacccccagcccagctgcaggtcTCTGGGTCAGTCACTTCTGGGGTCTCCCTGTATGTGTCCCCTCCTTCAGGCTGGCAGCAAGGTGGGTTTGGTCCCTGCTAGCCCTGGTCTGgcccagagggaaagaaattgCTGGAAACAGGGATGCAGGATCCCCACGGACATCCTGTCAGGCAGGGGTGGTCACTGCAGCCAGTCCCTGGGTGGGCCCCTGAGATGGATGTTCCCATCTctgtgctccagagcagctcctgcacacaTCTGTTCCATGGTCCTTCggggcagctgtgcctgccaggctggggctgtgggtgcccaCGGCAGGGACAAGGACTGAGAGAGGCATTCCATCCCCATGGCTGCCTCTCCCCCACCCTGCTTCCCGTGCCAGACTCCTTCCAGGCATGTTTTCCTTGCACTGCTGACAGCCCTGGCTAGGACAAACAGAGCGAGCTGCAATGCAGAGCacctgggaggctgcagggccCTCCTCGGTGCTCTGcaggacacggggctggggagggcagggcacaACCCCTCACCTGAGCAAACCAGCCTGGGGGAAGCAGGGAACAAATCCTCCCCTGAGCaaaccagctgtgctgtgacCGTGGCGCTGGCACCTCTCCTGCACCCACAGCTGGAGTTGAGCCTGGTGTTCCCAGGTTATCCTGACCCCAGCACAGACATTTtcaccagcccctgtcccccactgctgccctttccctgtgcccagggcatGCTGTTCACAGACCAGCTGTGCCATTTGGAGAGCTGTGGGGAGGGACACGCCCTTGGGAAGAGCCATGTGTCCAGCTGAGGTGGCTCTGGGGAGGGCTGTGCCATGGGTCCTGCTCGGTGGGTGACAGCCAGAATCCCTCTTGGCTGCAGAGGTGTCCCGCAACGACTCCTGCTCTGACCTGCCCGAGATCCAGAACGGCTGGAAGACCACGTCACACACAGAGCTGGTGAGAGGGGCCAAGATCACCTACCAGTGTGACCCAGGCTATGACATCGTGGGCAGTGACACCCTCACCTGCCAGTGGGACCTCAGCTGGAGCAGCGACCCCCCCTTCTGTGAAAAGAGTAAGTGCCCCACAGGAAGGTGCTGCTGTCCCCGTCCCACTCCCTGTAACAGCGCTGGTCCTGCTCTGAGGGGCTCCCAGCTCTGAGGGACCTCAGCTCCAAGGGGCCCCCAGCTCCAAGGGCCCCCAGCTCCAAGGGGCTCCTGGCTCCAAGGAGCCTCAGCTCCAAGGGGCCCCAGCTCCAAGGGGCTCCCCTCAGCCATCCTCTCTCCCCAGTTATGTACTGCACAGACCCGGGGGAGGTGGAGCACTCCACCCGCCTCATCTCGGACCcggtgctgctggtgggaacCACCATCCAGTACACCTGCAACCCCGGCTTCGTGCTGGagggcagctccctgctcacctGCTACAGCCGCGAGACCGGGACCCCCATCTGGACATCGCGGCTCCCGCACTGCGTCTGTAAGTCTGGGTGGtctctcctgctcccctgcagtCTAGCTCCTCTCTGGGGGTTCTGGGTAGCActttcctgcagccaggactctgcccagctgtgggggGTGGTGCAGATCCTTGG
It contains:
- the SEZ6L gene encoding seizure 6-like protein isoform X1, whose product is MPGPRGLCLFALLLLGTPAAPRPDSGSGAVLVPASPDPLAADESLEKTGGAAAEIGHGTGLTGGAEDFGHAVGSDLGAGELGQGTALNLLPAPEETTPLLPTATAAPRPDAKQTSPVKKKPPTLKQVNTGRKHPRLKPTLAGPPGTASPASPRSSRLPTATPGLRVPALDTEQSPPELPWVEQATTSRPTLQISPSTLPPALPQPFPDSTGDAGEAPTSAPTGAAVIPINGAERDAHSSAPEESQETTTSTIVTTTITTTEPTPVLCSMSFHDPEGYIDSTDYPPLPLHGYLQCTYNVTVYTGYGVELQVKSVNLSDGEVLSIRGVDGDALVVLANQTLLVEGQVIRSPTNTISVYFRTFQDDVVGTFQLHYQVFMLSCNFPRRPDFGDVTVMDLHSGGIAHFHCHLGYELQGPRMLTCINASRPHWSSPEPICSAPCGGTVHNATIGRVLSPSYSGNQSGSMYCVWAIGAPPGQKLHLHFEKLLLTEKDRMVVYSGDTNRSAVLYDSLRADSVPFEGVISDGSSIRIDFLAEEPAAATAFNIRFEAFERGHCYEPYIQNGNFTTSDPTYNLGTTVEFTCDPGHSLEQGPAVIECINMRDPYWNDTEPLCRATCGGELTAVAGVILSPNWPEPYTEGEDCIWRIHVGEEKRLFLDIQLLNITNSDILTIYDGDELSSRILGQYVGSSGPQKLYSSSPDLTIQFHSDPAGLIFGKGQGFIMNYIEVSRNDSCSDLPEIQNGWKTTSHTELVRGAKITYQCDPGYDIVGSDTLTCQWDLSWSSDPPFCEKIMYCTDPGEVEHSTRLISDPVLLVGTTIQYTCNPGFVLEGSSLLTCYSRETGTPIWTSRLPHCVSEESLACDNPGLPENGYQILYKRLYLPGESLTFMCYEGFELMGEVTIKCILGQPSHWSGPLPICKVNQDSFEHALEVAEAAAETSLEGGNMALAIFIPVLIISLLLGGAYIYLTRCRYYSSLRLPLMYSHPYSQITVETEFDNPIYETGETREYEVSI
- the SEZ6L gene encoding seizure 6-like protein isoform X2, with product MPGPRGLCLFALLLLGTPAAPRPDSGSGAVLVPASPDPLAADESLEKTGGAAAEIGHGTGLTGGAEDFGHAVGSDLGAGELGQGTALNLLPAPEETTPLLPTATAAPRPDAKQTSPVKKKPPTLKQVNTGRKHPRLKPTLAGPPGTASPASPRSSRLPTATPGLRVPALDTEQSPPELPWVEQATTSRPTLQISPSTLPPALPQPFPDSTGDAGEAPTSAPTGAAVIPINGAERDAHSSAPEESQETTTSTIVTTTITTTEPTPVLCSMSFHDPEGYIDSTDYPPLPLHGYLQCTYNVTVYTGYGVELQVKSVNLSDGEVLSIRGVDGDALVVLANQTLLVEGQVIRSPTNTISVYFRTFQDDVVGTFQLHYQVFMLSCNFPRRPDFGDVTVMDLHSGGIAHFHCHLGYELQGPRMLTCINASRPHWSSPEPICSAPCGGTVHNATIGRVLSPSYSGNQSGSMYCVWAIGAPPGQKLHLHFEKLLLTEKDRMVVYSGDTNRSAVLYDSLRADSVPFEGVISDGSSIRIDFLAEEPAAATAFNIRFEAFERGHCYEPYIQNGNFTTSDPTYNLGTTVEFTCDPGHSLEQGPAVIECINMRDPYWNDTEPLCRATCGGELTAVAGVILSPNWPEPYTEGEDCIWRIHVGEEKRLFLDIQLLNITNSDILTIYDGDELSSRILGQYVGSSGPQKLYSSSPDLTIQFHSDPAGLIFGKGQGFIMNYIEVSRNDSCSDLPEIQNGWKTTSHTELVRGAKITYQCDPGYDIVGSDTLTCQWDLSWSSDPPFCEKIMYCTDPGEVEHSTRLISDPVLLVGTTIQYTCNPGFVLEGSSLLTCYSRETGTPIWTSRLPHCVSEESLACDNPGLPENGYQILYKRLYLPGESLTFMCYEGFELMGEVTIKCILGQPSHWSGPLPICKVNQDSFEHALEAEAAAETSLEGGNMALAIFIPVLIISLLLGGAYIYLTRCRYYSSLRLPLMYSHPYSQITVETEFDNPIYETGETREYEVSI